One Helicobacter pylori genomic window, GTGGGTGAAATCCAAGGTTTTCCTACAAAATAAAAATGCAGCATGACGATTTCTTGTTGGCTAGGAATGAAGCGTTTTTGATTGACCATGAAAGGGTGGGCGTTGTAAATATAAGGTAAGATTAAAACTTTTTGATAGCATGCGAGCGTTAAAAGATCCTGTTCAGGGCAAAACACGCACTGGCCTTTTTGATGGGTTAGATTGAGTAGGCGTTCTTCTAAATGATCAGCACGCCACAGCTTTAAATTCACGATTAAAAACCCAACATTATAGTGGTTTTCATAAAGGATTTTTATGTCTTTTTCTTTAAGGTAATGCTCATAAAGGGAAAAGGCTTGACGAGGGGCTCTCTCTCTTTCCATTTGAAAATGTTTAGGGCTTTTAGGAGAAGAAAAATCTTTAGCCGCTCCAAAATAATAGCCATCTAGCGGGATAAAAAAACTTTCGCTCACATCATTCAAAAACAAAGTGTCCGCATCAAACATGATAATTTTGTCGTATTGTAAGAATAAAGAAGCCAAAAACAAGCGGCACATGACCATTTTAGAAAAGCGAGTCTTAGCGTAAATATTGAGTTGCAAAAAAGCTTCATTGATTTTATCAATCACAAAAGGTTCTATTGAAGTGGTGTAAAGATTGGGGGTTGAAATGTCTAAAAATTCTAGGCTCATAAAAGCGCTAAAGGGGGCTAGAGTTTTTTTTAGTTTGCGCTGGTTTTCAAGGCTCAAGTTATCCACCAGGCAGTGGATTTTATAAAAAAGTTTTTTATCATGGTATTTTGTTTTAGCGCAAGCCAGCATGGAATACAGGCTCACGCCAGCCGGCATGGCATAATGATTGTCAAAAGCGATGACAATAGGAATAGTAATACTCATTTTAAGTGGTTCCCTAAAATAGGTTTTTTAAATCAATTTAATCCAAAAGTTGAATTTATTCTTTGACAATATTATACTATAATAACCAATTAGATTGGGGTTTTACTGATTTTTCTTTGAGCGAGCTTTGGCTTAGTTTTGTAAAGGAATGAGATGATAAAGAGTTGGACTAAAAAATGGGTTTTGATTTTATTTTTAATGGCAAGTTGTTCCAGTTATTTGGTGGCTACAACCGGTGAAACATATTTTAAAATGGCTACTCAAGCCTTTAAGAGAGGGGATTACCATAAAGCGGTGGCTTTTTATAAGAGGAGCTGTAATTTAAGGGTGGGGGTGAGTTGCACGAGTTTGGGATCTATGTATGAAGATGGCGATGGCGTGGATCAGAATATTCCAAAAGCCGTTTTTTATTACAGGAGAGGGTGCAATTTAAGGAATCATCTCGCTTGCGCGAGTTTAGGCTCTATGTATGAAGATGGCGATGGCGTTCAAAAAAACCTTCCAAAGGCTATCTATTATTACAGGAGAGGGTGCAATTTAAAGGGTGGGGTGAGTTGCGGTAGTTTAGGTTTTATGTATTTTAATGGCACGGGCGTTAAGCAAAATTATGCTAAAGCCCTTTCTCTTTCTAAATACGCTTGCAGTTTGAATTACGGCATTAGTTGTAACTTTGCAGGGTATATGTATAGGAACGCAAAAGGCACGGAGAAGGATTTGAAAAAAGCCCTTACGCATTTTAAAAGAGGGTGCCATTTAAAAGACGGAGCGAGCTGTGTGAGTTTAGGCTATATGTATGAAGCCGGTCTTTATGTCAGACAAAGTGAAGAGCAAGCCTTGAATCTTTATAAAAAGGGTTGTTCTTTAAAAGAAGGGAGCGGTTGTCATAATGTGGCGGTGATGTATTACACGGGTAAGGGCGCTCCAAAGGATTTGGATAAAGCCACTTCATATTATAAGAAAGGTTGCGCTTTAGGCTTTAGTGGTAGTTGTAAAGTATTAGAAGTGGTTGGCAAGAATTCTGATAATTTGCAAGATGATGCGCAAAACGACACGCAAGATGATACGCAATAGGCCAGAGTTTAGGGGCTATGATTAAAACTCATCTTATAGAAATCTTTCCACTTTCGCGCTGTCAAATGGGGATTAAGTGCCTCTATTGATGGGTATTGAGATTAAAAATCCACAAATCTAGGGTTTGGATTCGCTCTCATATTGATAATAAAAACACTCAAAGGCATTTTAAAACAAATATAAAAGAGCTTACCAACACAAGCGATAATTTTTTAAAGCGCTCTTAGGGGATTTAATGGGGTTAAAGGGGGCGTTATTTCAAAATCCCCTATCCGCTTTAAAAAATAACTTTACCACAGAATAAAAATTAACTATGAAAAAGCTTAAAAACAAGTTTTTTAAAAAAGAATATTGAAAAAGCTATTCATATTTGAACAAAACAAAAACCTTTATTCAATCAAAATAAGGTTAAAATCCAATAAAAAAGGAGTTTTATAACTCTTTATAGGATTTTATAGGCTTATAGCAACAAAACTTTTTGTCGGTTTTCATTGGCGAAGCACCCAAACGCTAAAGACGATTGGGCTTCCTGATGTTGGGGGGAGAATTTCTTGTTCTGTGTCCCTAATGGATTTTACAGAGTTTGAGCCTCAACGCATCCCCTACAGCTTTCACGCATCATATCTTATAAAGGCGTAACTTTGAGCACTTCCTGCACTAGATACGAATGCATGGGGCATTATACTACAAATTAGCGGCATTCACCCCAAACGCTAAAGACGTTTAGGATTTCTTGCTTGGGTGGTTTTAAAAAAAATACTTTGAGCCTTTTTGCATTTCACTCAATATTCGTATAAAGCGCGACCACATCATCATCGTCTTCAATCCTGTCCAGTAATTTTTCGGTAAGCTCCATTTGTTCGTCATTCAATTCAATGGGCGTTGTGGCGATGCGTTGCAAACTTGCTTTTAAAATGGGCAATCTCAAGCTTTCAAACCCCTCATTTAAGAGCTTGAAGCTGTTATAATCCCCCCTAATAATAATCTTGTCTTCCACTTCTTCTAATTCTTCCAAACCATAATCAATGAGAGCGAATTCCAAATCTTCTAGGCTGAGTTTTAAATTTTCCACTTCACTTTTCAAGCATTCAAACACGCTTTTTCGGTTAAACATAAATTCTAAAGAGCCATTAGGCACGATGCTCGCCCCTTGCGTTTTATTGAAATAGC contains:
- a CDS encoding tetratricopeptide repeat protein; the protein is MIKSWTKKWVLILFLMASCSSYLVATTGETYFKMATQAFKRGDYHKAVAFYKRSCNLRVGVSCTSLGSMYEDGDGVDQNIPKAVFYYRRGCNLRNHLACASLGSMYEDGDGVQKNLPKAIYYYRRGCNLKGGVSCGSLGFMYFNGTGVKQNYAKALSLSKYACSLNYGISCNFAGYMYRNAKGTEKDLKKALTHFKRGCHLKDGASCVSLGYMYEAGLYVRQSEEQALNLYKKGCSLKEGSGCHNVAVMYYTGKGAPKDLDKATSYYKKGCALGFSGSCKVLEVVGKNSDNLQDDAQNDTQDDTQ
- a CDS encoding glycosyltransferase family 8 protein, yielding MSITIPIVIAFDNHYAMPAGVSLYSMLACAKTKYHDKKLFYKIHCLVDNLSLENQRKLKKTLAPFSAFMSLEFLDISTPNLYTTSIEPFVIDKINEAFLQLNIYAKTRFSKMVMCRLFLASLFLQYDKIIMFDADTLFLNDVSESFFIPLDGYYFGAAKDFSSPKSPKHFQMERERAPRQAFSLYEHYLKEKDIKILYENHYNVGFLIVNLKLWRADHLEERLLNLTHQKGQCVFCPEQDLLTLACYQKVLILPYIYNAHPFMVNQKRFIPSQQEIVMLHFYFVGKPWISPTALYSKEWHEILLKTPFYAEYSVKFLKQMTECLSLKDKQKTFEFLAPLLNPKTLLEYVFFRLNRIFKRLKERFLNS
- a CDS encoding YebC/PmpR family DNA-binding transcriptional regulator produces the protein MGRAFEYRRAAKEKRWDKMSKVFPKLAKAITLAAKEGGSEPDTNAKLRTAILNAKAQNMPKDNIDAAIKRASSKEGNLSEITYEGKANFSVLIIMECMTDNPTRTIANLKSYFNKTQGASIVPNGSLEFMFNRKSVFECLKSEVENLKLSLEDLEFALIDYGLEELEEVEDKIIIRGDYNSFKLLNEGFESLRLPILKASLQRIATTPIELNDEQMELTEKLLDRIEDDDDVVALYTNIE